The following coding sequences lie in one Candidatus Neptunochlamydia sp. REUL1 genomic window:
- a CDS encoding transposase: protein MKIRKAEEKVFQGLSEKYFKLLEPLMEEWTSRNCRGRKLHPWRPVINSIFWVLSTGAPWWALPKGKNFAHRSTAHSCLGKMESEGFLEEVLVKLIEVAELIGGVEPDRLTVLKNKVIPLIPYRKG, encoded by the coding sequence TTGAAAATAAGAAAAGCAGAGGAAAAGGTGTTCCAAGGGTTAAGTGAAAAATATTTTAAGTTGTTAGAGCCTCTAATGGAAGAATGGACGAGCAGAAATTGTCGAGGAAGAAAACTTCATCCATGGAGACCTGTTATCAACTCAATTTTCTGGGTCTTAAGCACAGGAGCTCCCTGGTGGGCTCTGCCCAAAGGAAAGAATTTTGCTCATCGCTCAACAGCTCATAGCTGTCTTGGAAAAATGGAATCAGAGGGGTTTTTAGAGGAGGTTTTAGTCAAGCTTATTGAGGTCGCTGAGCTTATTGGAGGTGTTGAGCCAGATAGATTGACAGTGTTGAAGAATAAAGTGATTCCGCTGATACCATACCGAAAAGGATAA